One Ranitomeya variabilis isolate aRanVar5 chromosome 5, aRanVar5.hap1, whole genome shotgun sequence DNA window includes the following coding sequences:
- the PRR36 gene encoding proline-rich protein 36, which produces MDTSTSGKPKGGTPNRPLTSRLSLSKSTKTGSPTQSPKADTESPQPAISRGVGLTSKVGTAVKEANAVKSNSIRTVAASPIKSKTVTHKDSTSPLKPPAKQTTRPQSGEKGAQQMASLLVTKNETAKKTAEGALLIKPKGGQEAGSTTPSKRSGTVKKEVGKVPEYGSVPKDKTLCLRPESSASVASKPLATASSPNKTLKASSMSSPKSKQIVPQPEKPVTAISLSTKATKSPLPSTRQGAITSTTAKQVKTASPLAKTPRPTSVLSKVAKTPTSPVKPVNTSAPVMSRSATPVKPPGNTLSATNQAKVGKRSITNKATPVSAKQVNHVPTAIKSVKSSTVDSKSVKLDSTEATTVKEVYQNLPEVAKVKMNTTDKIAKLDKPQESPIIENKMSALPVNIVRETTTVDDAMNGGKHLESRLPLDRNESISPTEKNLVENHSQDKETQLLPSLTPEVKSLAKQFIPLEEEVSDLVKEESSTELYNPLYEGQKSKKPLEDPLSVPSKHTQESLSAPETHFIMEEIKPFKEETSDLSEHLQEELGSNSELTINSDNSDNVHGKVHILNKSVSDELASSIQPSKTVEFLSKENRSLDKDQMVDVDEANYLKQLERMPMQFLDEETFTVECVEPLEDAITSSLEQVTPLEEGILSEDELEHMEQKYTMLKVEQRNSPEISDKLETSPGEPHNPLDVITSSTEELTPSEEEAVLLKHEKQMVQEISSSENLDMENVTSKIDIDKTIEIATLSVEPVIYANEKVNTLEEPFGETIINAEGKHTEKGNIQSSDLLQSSAEEIRISEELMSEEPLHSSFNDNITQWEDSTSAEAMQTLVEEVKLSEKEPLLSVESVEYSVETVKSPHEDQIFSVEPLQDVLKDIKSSQEEAMSTVEPCQTSGDEVKHLQDCLLMETLQSSIEDVFSPPKNLSSPLLLNASLEPLNPLEENLLSSFDKLTEPKESITSMEGISGLERSQSPVQLQDLSQHLVSLENTKELANELREDEHNVSSEKEEISLKPQGHLIEQFNSIIQPTQHDAEISDASFVKSSENVEQSIKSANIDPVGSELCEEPSNMIYDLDHGTPEHVNAEEKLDSVEAGVEYICNPIKLGQSVQKPVLFPEETLTSIEEFKTTSVEATASPEKPIKSLLERVSCVDNVEKSTKPSIHELMCYKEDLTTSLEKSMDIAMFTPPEDIGVCSSDPVDITTNVPTLLNYLEHLEKLESNIPLTVEDNAFVETSVEPQLNKPSIHALTPLDSLESVERPIKHEVLIKSIESQDESNMLDPNTEEADYPLQVNQPEELESLTLENQHKTTTLELVTNLEKTSDSDFYVTTDSMEVVKKCSPKPGIKKDIKENRQTTGVYVLNEPISFTDEEYLVPSDNATNVVEYTAPFKGTIPATELREVGFSTESTSICHTFSPATNTILMPPAEQNVEVRETINLSTQLQKVAAYEHPQETEREPWVVVKMEELLDFKEEPEERPLRPASLNQDAEVQDEQKAEEELVERASVCSTLSDPQLAAKSSSETSTPEELRTYEDSSSGVESHSDDAPTSLQTTLTPDPDLGIHMGQEEGTDTPAGTPASNNKGIPLPLQIVDIEGQSQSTSPSGISDSSETNPIVRKKEMTASTESKEHDYEQRDKEKGAQRGEPFPFATTSDGLYTIYETDRGPQERSSRGAELGLVEQIIGRTLLLAASEGGIKGGVGGAELGKWAELLSPMDEQRASITSVTSFSPEGDVSPQGDWTVVEVETFH; this is translated from the exons GGCTGACATCTAAAGTGGGCACAGCAGTAAAGGAAGCAAATGCTGTAAAGAGCAACAGCATCAG GACTGTAGCTGCTTCACCCATCAAATCAAAAACAGTTACACATAAAG attcaaCATCTCCACTCAAACCACCAGCCAAGCAAACAACTCGCCCACAGAGTGGAGAGAAAGGAGCTCAACAGATGGCATCTTTATTAGTCACAAAAAATGAAACTGCCAAGAAAACTGCTGAGGGAGCCCTGCTCATTAAGCCTAAAGGTGGGCAGGAAGCTGGGAGCACTACACCCTCAAAACGAAGTGGAACTGTGAAAAAGGAAGTAGGAAAAGTTCCAGAATATGGATCAGTGCCAAAAGATAAAACATTGTGCCTTCGACCAGAAAGCAGTGCATCAGTGGCATCCAAGCCACTAGCCACTGCATCAAGCCCAAATAAAACTTTGAAAGCAAGCTCTATGTCGAGTCCTAAGTCAAAACAGATTGTGCCTCAACCAGAAaagcctgttactgccatatcattATCAACAAAAGCAACTAAAAGCCCACTGCCATCTACTAGACAAGGTGCCATAACTTCGACAACAGCCAAACAAGTTAAAACAGCTTCTCCATTGGCTAAAACTCCAAGGCCTACATCGGTTTTAAGCAAAGTTGCAAAAACACCTACATCACCTGTTAAGCCAGTGAATACATCTGCTCCAGTCATGTCACGCAGTGCTACACCTGTGAAACCACCAGGGAACACTTTGTCTGCAACTAACCAGGCTAAAGTAGGCAAGCGATCAATTACAAACAAAGCAACACCTGTGTCAGCTAAACAGGTAAACCATGTACCTACCGCAATAAAATCAGTAAAATCATCAACTGTGGACAGTAAATCAGTAAAGTTAGACTCTACTGAGGCTACAACAGTAAAGGAAGTTTATCAAAATCTCCCAGAAGTGGCTAAAGTAAAAATGAACACAACTGACAAAATAGCTAAATTGGACAAACCGCAAGAATCTCCGATTATAGAAAATAAAATGTCAGCCCTTCCTGTGAACATTGTCAGAGAAACTACCACAGTAGATGATGCAATGAATGGTGGAAAACACTTAGAGTCCAGGTTGCCTTTAGACAGAAATGAATCCATTTCACCGACTGAGAAAAATTTAGTAGAAAACCATTCACAAGACAAGGAGACACAGCTGTTACCATCTTTGACTCCAGAAGTAAAGTCTCTTGCTAAGCAATTTATACCTCTAGAGGAAGAAGTTAGTGATTTAGTCAAAGAAGAATCTTCAACTGAATTATACAATCCTTTATATGAAGGGCAGAAAAGTAAAAAACCTTTGGAAGACCCACTGAGTGTTCCGAGTAAACATACACAGGAAAGTTTGAGTGCTCCTGAGACACATTTTATCATGGAGGAAATAAAACCTTTTAAGGAAGAAACAAGTGATTTGAGTGAACATTTACAAGAAGAACTTGGGTCTAATAGTGAGCTAACCATAAATTCAGACAATTCTGATAATGTTCATGGAAAAGTTCATATTCTGAACAAATCAGTAAGTGATGAACTTGCATCCTCCATCCAACCCTCAAAGACAGTAGAATTTTTAAGTAAAGAAAATAGATCTTTAGATAAAGATCAGATGGTGGATGTGGATGAGGCCAACTATTTAAAGCAATTGGAAAGAATGCCAATGCAATTTTTGGATGAAGAAACATTTACAGTAGAGTGCGTTGAACCATTGGAAGATGCAATTACATCTTCTTTAGAGCAAGTAACTCCATTAGAagaaggtatattgtcagaagatgAGCTAGAACACATGGAACAGAAATATACAATGTTGAAGGTAGAACAAAGAAATTCACCAGAGATTTCAGATAAACTTGAGACATCACCTGGAGAGCCACATAATCCTTTAGATGTCATAACATCTTCAACTGAGGAATTAACACCTTCAGAAGAAGAAGCAGTTCTTTTAAAGCATGAGAAACAAATGGTACAGGAAATATCATCCTCTGAAAATCTAGATATGGAAAACGTCACAAGCAAAATAGATATAGACAAGACAATAGAGATCGCAACTTTGTCAGTGGAACCGGTCATATACGCAAATGAAAAAGTAAACACTTTAGAGGAACCTTTTGGAGAGACTATAATAAATGCAGAAGGCAAACATACAGAGAAAGGAAACATTCAGTCTTCAGATCTTTTACAGTCTTCAGCTGAAGAGATCAGAATTTCAGAAGAACTGATGTCTGAGGAACCACTACATTCTTCATTTAATGACAACATTACTCAATGGGAAGATTCGACATCAGCAGAAGCAATGCAAACTTTGGTTGAAGAAGTCAAACTTTCAGAGAAGGAACCCTTATTGTCAGTGGAATCAGTAGAGTATTCAGTCGAAACAGTAAAATCTCCACATGAAGACCAAATATTTTCAGTGGAACCATTACAGGATGTGCTTAAAGATATCAAATCTTCACAAGAAGAAGCAATGTCAACAGTAGAACCTTGCCAGACATCAGGAGATGAAGTCAAACATTTACAGGATTGTTTGTTAATGGAAACACTACAGTCTTCAATTGAAGATGTATTTTCTCCTCCTAAGAATCTATCATCCCCGCTATTGCTAAATGCTTCATTAGAGCCACTGAATCCTTTGGAGGAAAACTTACTCTCTTCTTTTGACAAACTAACCGAACCCAAAGAGAGTATTACTTCAATGGAGGGAATATCAGGATTAGAAAGGTCACAGTCCCCAGTACAATTGCAAGACCTAAGTCAACATCTTGTGTCATTAGAAAATACTAAAGAACTGGCAAATGAACTCAGAGAGGATGAACATAATGTGTCTTCAGAAAAAGAAGAAATCTCATTAAAGCCACAAGGACATCTAATAGAGCAGTTTAATTCAATAATACAACCAACCCAACATGATGCAGAAATATCTGATGCTTCCTTTGTAAAATCATCAGAGAATGTGGAGCAAAGTATCAAATCCGCAAACATAGATCCAGTTGGGTCAGAGTTATGTGAAGAACCTTCAAACATGATATATGATCTTGACCATGGAACTCCAGAGCATGTGAATGCAGAAGAAAAACTAGATTCAGTAGAAGCTGGTGTTGAGTACATATGTAATCCAATAAAACTAGGTCAATCTGTCCAGAAACCTGTACTGTTCCCGGAGGAAACATTAACATCTATAGAGGAGTTTAAAACTACTTCTGTTGAAGCAACTGCCTCCCCAGAAAAGCCAATAAAATCTTTATTAGAACGGGTCAGTTGTGTAGATAATGTTGAAAAGTCTACAAAACCGTCAATACATGAATTAATGTGCTATAAAGAAGATCTTACCACATCTCTAGAAAAATCAATGGACATCGCTATGTTTACACCACCAGAAGATATTGGTGTTTGTTCATCAGATCCAGTAGATATCACCACAAATGTACCAACCTTACTAAACTACCTGGAACATTTGGAAAAATTAGAATCTAATATTCCATTGACAGTAGAGGATAATGCATTTGTAGAGACCTCAGTTGAACCACAACTTAATAAGCCATCAATTCATGCCCTAACACCATTGGATTCATTAGAATCGGTAGAAAGACCAATAAAACATGAAGTACTGATAAAGTCCATAGAATCCCAAGATGAATCAAATATGTTGGATCCAAACACAGAAGAAGCAGATTATCCATTACAAGTAAACCAACCTGAAGAGCTAGAATCATTGACTTTAGAGAATCAACATAAAACAACAACATTAGAGCTGGTTACAAATCTAGAAAAAACATCAGATTCAGATTTCTATGTGACTACTGATTCAATGGAAGTAGTAAAAAAATGCTCACCAAAACCAGGCATAAAAAAGGATATAAAAGAAAATAGACAAACCACAGGAGTTTATGTTTTAAATGAACCAATTTCATTTACAGATGAAGAATATTTAGTaccctcagacaatgctactaatGTTGTGGAGTACACTGCACCTTTCAAGGGAACAATTCCTGCAACAGAATTAAGAGAAGTAGGATTTTCAACAGAATCTACAAGCATTTGCCATACATTTTCTCCAGCTACCAATACTATATTGATGCCACCAGCAGAACAGAATGTAGAGGTTAGAGAAACAATCAATTTATCTACACAATTGCAGAAGGTAGCCGCCTATGAACATCCACAGGAAACAGAAAGGGAACCATGGGTGGTTGTAAAGATGGAGGAGTTATTAGACTTTAAGGAAGAGCCAGAAGAGAGACCATTAAGACCGGCAAGTCTAAATCAAGATGCTGAGGTGCAGGATGAACAGAAGGCAGAAGAGGAGCTGGTGGAAAGGGCTTCAGTATGCAGTACACTGAGTGATCCCCAACTGGCAGCAAAAAGTAGCAGTGAGACAAGTACTCCAGAAGAGCTGAGAACTTACGAAGATTCTAGTTCTGGTGTGGAGTCTCATTCAGATGACGCTCCTACATCTCTACAAACCACTCTCACACCAGACCCAGATTTAGGTATCCATATGGGACAGGAAGAAGGAACAGATACTCCAGCGGGTACACCAGCTTCAAACAACAAGGGGATACCTCTGCCACTTCAGATTGTAGACATTGAAGGGCAGTCTCAAAGTACCTCTCCATCTGGTATCTCTGACTCTTCAGAGACTAACCCAATTGTACGGAAAAAAGAAATGACAGCATCTACTGAATCAAAAGAACATGATTATGagcagagagataaagaaaaaggaGCCCAAAGAG